From Nicotiana tabacum cultivar K326 chromosome 15, ASM71507v2, whole genome shotgun sequence, the proteins below share one genomic window:
- the LOC107799162 gene encoding cyclin-dependent kinase F-4-like gives MISTGGQMRILYKLGVGCFAQFHKYKIIKEVGNGTFGSVWRALNKQTGEVVAIKKMKKKYYSWEECINLREVKSLRKMIHPNIVKLKEVIRENDILYFVFEYMECNLYHLMKDRPKLFLESEVRNWCFQIFQGLAYMHQRGYFHRDLKPENLLVSKDTIKIADFGLAREINSQPPYTEYVSTRWYRAPEVLLQSPIYGPAVDMWAMGAIMAELLTLRPLFPGSSEADEIYKICSVIGTPSKSEWAHGHELASAINYQFPQVAGVNLSLLLPSASEVAINLITSLCSWDPCKRPTAVEVLQHRFFQSCFYVPPSLRSKAAVARTPPSAGMKGALEQKTNRWSSSTITNSKPRSNFSPVKSQFSPGVQRKLQTNYQDATKNDKSLKGSVKQPAKYRPPARNVPVVGSAVKTRAVSDAAEKLANMTIGSGRAPIKQPLPQPMKAGGLHGPRDVFLGRSQDIMPGRSYSRKVAG, from the exons ATGATCAGTACAGGAGGCCAAATGCGAATTTTGTATAAGCTAGGTGTTGGATGTTTTGCTCAATTCCATAA GTACAAGATAATTAAGGAAGTTGGCAATGGTACATTTGGGAGCGTATGGCGAGCTTTGAATAAACAGACTGGTGAAGTG GTTGCaattaaaaaaatgaagaagaagtattaTTCATGGGAAGAATGCATAAACTTGAGAGAAGTGAAG TCATTGAGGAAAATGATCCATCCGAATATCGTTAAGCTCAAAGAAGTGATTAGGGAGAATGACATTTTGTACTTTGTGTTCGAATACATG GAGTGCAACTTATATCACCTTATGAAGGACAGGCCTAAGCTTTTCTTAGAATCAGAAGTGAGAAACTGGTGCTTCCAAATATTTCAAGGTCTTGCATACATGCATCAACGAGGATATTTTCATCGCGACCTTAAGCCAG AGAACTTGTTGGTTTCAAAAGATACAATAAAAATTGCTGATTTTGGTCTTGCTCGGGAGATCAATTCTCAGCCTCCATATACGGAATACGTCTCAACTCGCTG GTATCGTGCCCCTGAAGTTCTTCTACAGTCACCAATCTATGGTCCCGCTGTTG ATATGTGGGCAATGGGTGCAATAATGGCTGAGCTGTTAACTCTTCGTCCTCTATTCCCGGGTTCAAG TGAAGCAGATGAGATCTACAAAATATGCAGTGTTATAGGTACTCCATCAAAGAGTGAATGGGCTCACGGGCACGAACTTGCTAGTGCTATCAACTACCAGTTTCCGCAG GTCGCTGGTGTAAATCTTTCTTTGTTACTCCCATCTGCCAGTGAGGTTGCAATTAATCTAATCACT TCGCTTTGTTCGTGGGATCCTTGCAAGAGGCCAACAGCGGTCGAAGTTCTTCAGCACCGTTTCTTCCAG AGTTGCTTTTATGTACCTCCATCACTACGTTCTAAAGCTGCTGTTGCTAGGACGCCTCCATCTG CTGGAATGAAGGGTGCCTTGGAGCAAAAAACCAATAGGTGGTCATCTAGTACGATAACCAACTCAAAGCCTCGCAGCAACTTCTCTCCTGTCAAGTCGCAATTTAGCCCAG GTGTCCAAAGGAAGTTGCAAACGAATTATCAG GACGCAACAAAGAATGATAAATCCCTGAAAGGCTCTGTTAAGCAGCCAGCAAAATATCGTCCTCCTGCAAGGAATGTTCCTG TTGTTGGTTCTGCGGTGAAGACTCGTGCAGTCTCTGATGCTGCTGAGAAGCTTGCCAACATGACCATTGGCTCTGGTAGAGCACCTATAAAGCAGCCATTGCCTCAACCTATGAAGGCAGGAGGGTTGCATGGGCCGCGTGACGTGTTCCTGGGACGATCTCAAGATATTATGCCTGGAAGAAGCTATTCGAGGAAAGTCGCAGGATGA
- the LOC107799162 gene encoding cyclin-dependent kinase F-4-like isoform X1: MERYKIIKEVGNGTFGSVWRALNKQTGEVVAIKKMKKKYYSWEECINLREVKSLRKMIHPNIVKLKEVIRENDILYFVFEYMECNLYHLMKDRPKLFLESEVRNWCFQIFQGLAYMHQRGYFHRDLKPENLLVSKDTIKIADFGLAREINSQPPYTEYVSTRWYRAPEVLLQSPIYGPAVDMWAMGAIMAELLTLRPLFPGSSEADEIYKICSVIGTPSKSEWAHGHELASAINYQFPQVAGVNLSLLLPSASEVAINLITSLCSWDPCKRPTAVEVLQHRFFQSCFYVPPSLRSKAAVARTPPSAGMKGALEQKTNRWSSSTITNSKPRSNFSPVKSQFSPGVQRKLQTNYQDATKNDKSLKGSVKQPAKYRPPARNVPVVGSAVKTRAVSDAAEKLANMTIGSGRAPIKQPLPQPMKAGGLHGPRDVFLGRSQDIMPGRSYSRKVAG, encoded by the exons ATGGAAAG GTACAAGATAATTAAGGAAGTTGGCAATGGTACATTTGGGAGCGTATGGCGAGCTTTGAATAAACAGACTGGTGAAGTG GTTGCaattaaaaaaatgaagaagaagtattaTTCATGGGAAGAATGCATAAACTTGAGAGAAGTGAAG TCATTGAGGAAAATGATCCATCCGAATATCGTTAAGCTCAAAGAAGTGATTAGGGAGAATGACATTTTGTACTTTGTGTTCGAATACATG GAGTGCAACTTATATCACCTTATGAAGGACAGGCCTAAGCTTTTCTTAGAATCAGAAGTGAGAAACTGGTGCTTCCAAATATTTCAAGGTCTTGCATACATGCATCAACGAGGATATTTTCATCGCGACCTTAAGCCAG AGAACTTGTTGGTTTCAAAAGATACAATAAAAATTGCTGATTTTGGTCTTGCTCGGGAGATCAATTCTCAGCCTCCATATACGGAATACGTCTCAACTCGCTG GTATCGTGCCCCTGAAGTTCTTCTACAGTCACCAATCTATGGTCCCGCTGTTG ATATGTGGGCAATGGGTGCAATAATGGCTGAGCTGTTAACTCTTCGTCCTCTATTCCCGGGTTCAAG TGAAGCAGATGAGATCTACAAAATATGCAGTGTTATAGGTACTCCATCAAAGAGTGAATGGGCTCACGGGCACGAACTTGCTAGTGCTATCAACTACCAGTTTCCGCAG GTCGCTGGTGTAAATCTTTCTTTGTTACTCCCATCTGCCAGTGAGGTTGCAATTAATCTAATCACT TCGCTTTGTTCGTGGGATCCTTGCAAGAGGCCAACAGCGGTCGAAGTTCTTCAGCACCGTTTCTTCCAG AGTTGCTTTTATGTACCTCCATCACTACGTTCTAAAGCTGCTGTTGCTAGGACGCCTCCATCTG CTGGAATGAAGGGTGCCTTGGAGCAAAAAACCAATAGGTGGTCATCTAGTACGATAACCAACTCAAAGCCTCGCAGCAACTTCTCTCCTGTCAAGTCGCAATTTAGCCCAG GTGTCCAAAGGAAGTTGCAAACGAATTATCAG GACGCAACAAAGAATGATAAATCCCTGAAAGGCTCTGTTAAGCAGCCAGCAAAATATCGTCCTCCTGCAAGGAATGTTCCTG TTGTTGGTTCTGCGGTGAAGACTCGTGCAGTCTCTGATGCTGCTGAGAAGCTTGCCAACATGACCATTGGCTCTGGTAGAGCACCTATAAAGCAGCCATTGCCTCAACCTATGAAGGCAGGAGGGTTGCATGGGCCGCGTGACGTGTTCCTGGGACGATCTCAAGATATTATGCCTGGAAGAAGCTATTCGAGGAAAGTCGCAGGATGA